From a single Marinobacter sp. THAF197a genomic region:
- a CDS encoding YiiX/YebB-like N1pC/P60 family cysteine hydrolase, which yields MLLNWLSRRLTAYLSKQIKCYSARTSSWAAFQGSIKPGDVILVEGNTRISTAIKYLTQSTWSHAALYLGPEAGLGIAEDGEEHVLIEADLEEGIRCLPLSFYRNFHTRICRPVGLSEQDISKLIDYSKSRLGHRYDLKNVWDLARYLCPTPPVPTRYRRSMLALGSGDPTRAICSTFIAQGFQSIRYPILPERLIDSEDDADSEAQQREYFRIRHHSLFAPRDFDASPYFAVIKPTLEQGFDYRQFPWTE from the coding sequence ATGTTATTAAACTGGCTGTCGAGGCGCCTCACCGCCTACCTTTCCAAACAGATCAAATGCTACTCTGCCCGAACGTCCAGTTGGGCGGCCTTTCAGGGCTCGATCAAACCCGGCGATGTGATTCTGGTGGAAGGTAATACAAGAATCAGCACCGCCATCAAGTACCTGACTCAATCCACCTGGTCCCATGCGGCGCTGTACCTGGGCCCGGAGGCAGGACTGGGCATCGCTGAAGACGGCGAAGAGCATGTTCTGATCGAGGCGGATCTTGAGGAGGGCATTCGTTGCCTGCCGCTGTCCTTTTACCGGAACTTTCACACCCGGATCTGCCGGCCAGTGGGGCTCAGTGAGCAGGATATCAGTAAGCTGATCGACTACTCGAAAAGCCGGCTCGGGCACCGGTACGACTTGAAAAACGTCTGGGACCTGGCACGTTACCTTTGCCCCACGCCACCGGTACCAACCCGTTACCGTCGTTCCATGCTGGCATTGGGCAGTGGCGACCCAACCCGGGCCATCTGTTCGACATTTATCGCTCAAGGCTTCCAGTCGATCCGATATCCAATACTGCCTGAGCGCCTGATCGATTCAGAAGATGACGCGGATTCTGAGGCCCAGCAACGGGAGTACTTCCGGATTCGACATCATTCCCTGTTCGCCCCCCGGGACTTTGATGCATCGCCCTATTTCGCTGTGATCAAACCTACTTTGGAGCAAGGGTTTGATTATCGGCAATTCCCATGGACGGAATAG
- a CDS encoding DUF3179 domain-containing protein: MNQLIRPLVFLAGLLLVAQPAMAERKNGFDLSGALVPSSEILRGGPPRDGIPSINEPAFQSPGDASLWRRNDLMLTLDVSETSFAYPTGILNWHEIVNHRLDEGSVLITFCPLCGTGMAFDPVVEGRTLTFGVSGLLYNSDLLLYDHQTESLWSQIEGRAISGPLVGKELKPVAIRHELWSRWLERVGKNGLVLSTDTGHRRNYRLSPCGDYDHSERLFFPVTHTSRKYHPKTWVLGWSYNGESKAWPFSELAEHGTVLEDSVGGKTVTLHYDPDVPSAELRDESGTLLPAIRAFWFAWYTFNPDTLIFEAE; encoded by the coding sequence ATGAACCAGCTTATCAGACCCCTGGTCTTTCTGGCGGGCCTGTTGCTTGTCGCTCAGCCTGCCATGGCCGAGCGCAAGAATGGCTTTGATCTCAGTGGTGCCTTGGTGCCGTCCAGTGAGATCCTTCGCGGTGGGCCACCGAGAGATGGTATTCCGTCTATCAACGAACCGGCGTTTCAGTCCCCCGGCGACGCGTCACTTTGGCGTAGGAATGACCTTATGCTGACCCTTGATGTCAGCGAAACCAGCTTCGCCTACCCGACCGGTATTCTGAATTGGCATGAGATCGTCAATCATCGACTTGATGAGGGCTCGGTGTTGATAACCTTTTGTCCCTTATGCGGCACCGGTATGGCCTTTGATCCAGTTGTAGAAGGGCGCACACTCACCTTTGGCGTGTCTGGCCTGTTATACAACAGTGATCTGCTATTGTATGACCATCAGACCGAATCGCTCTGGTCCCAGATAGAAGGGCGTGCGATTTCCGGACCCTTGGTTGGAAAAGAGTTGAAGCCCGTCGCCATTCGCCATGAACTCTGGAGCCGCTGGCTGGAGCGAGTTGGCAAAAACGGACTGGTGCTTTCCACCGATACCGGCCATCGCCGGAATTACCGCTTATCTCCCTGCGGCGATTACGATCACTCGGAGCGACTCTTCTTCCCGGTTACCCACACCAGCCGGAAGTACCATCCGAAAACCTGGGTGCTGGGTTGGAGTTACAACGGAGAAAGCAAAGCGTGGCCGTTTTCCGAGTTAGCCGAACACGGTACCGTTCTTGAAGACAGCGTTGGAGGAAAGACTGTAACGCTGCATTATGACCCTGACGTGCCTTCTGCCGAGTTGCGTGATGAATCCGGCACCCTGTTACCGGCAATACGGGCTTTCTGGTTCGCCTGGTACACTTTTAACCCGGATACCCTCATCTTCGAGGCAGAGTAA
- a CDS encoding zf-HC2 domain-containing protein, with amino-acid sequence MLMCRGLAEIASDYIDGELSHRQNLTVKMHLMMCKDCRTFIGNLRASSSLLSAHSAGRPDEEFLRQIDERVTEALKNRTTKDSESD; translated from the coding sequence ATGTTAATGTGCAGGGGCCTGGCCGAAATCGCCAGTGATTACATCGATGGCGAGCTCAGCCACCGCCAGAATCTGACCGTGAAAATGCACCTGATGATGTGCAAGGACTGCCGGACGTTTATTGGCAATTTGAGGGCCAGCAGCAGTCTGCTCAGCGCACACTCCGCCGGTCGGCCCGATGAAGAGTTTCTTAGGCAGATCGACGAGCGGGTAACTGAGGCGCTTAAAAATCGGACAACCAAAGACAGCGAGTCGGACTAG
- a CDS encoding RNA polymerase sigma factor, giving the protein MDTAARPEVETSLIDDLKRGDAMAYHRAVREYSPGMLAVARFYLDHSSAEEVVQDCWVTVIDAIQKFEGRSGLKTWLHRIVANRCKNKLRSSNREVATDFSESLEPELADRFNAKGRWDLPPKLQFHESADNLMENGALSDCLDKHLSALPETQRSALMLYEAHQHKSDDVCNILDVSASNLRVLLHRARQKIFLMVETFQETGEC; this is encoded by the coding sequence ATGGACACAGCGGCACGCCCTGAAGTTGAAACATCACTGATCGACGACCTCAAGCGGGGCGACGCGATGGCCTATCACCGGGCAGTGCGTGAATACTCACCGGGCATGCTGGCGGTGGCCCGGTTTTATCTGGACCACTCCAGCGCCGAAGAGGTTGTCCAGGACTGCTGGGTAACCGTGATTGATGCCATCCAGAAGTTTGAGGGCCGTTCTGGCCTGAAAACCTGGCTGCACCGCATCGTTGCCAATCGGTGCAAAAACAAACTGCGCTCAAGCAATCGCGAAGTGGCCACGGATTTCTCGGAAAGCCTGGAACCGGAATTGGCCGACCGTTTCAACGCCAAAGGCCGTTGGGACCTGCCCCCAAAGCTTCAGTTCCATGAATCAGCCGACAATCTGATGGAAAACGGTGCCCTCAGCGATTGCCTGGACAAACATTTGTCTGCCCTGCCGGAAACTCAGCGCTCAGCCCTGATGCTCTATGAAGCCCACCAGCATAAATCCGATGATGTCTGTAACATTCTGGATGTCAGTGCCTCTAACCTGCGTGTACTGTTACATCGGGCGAGGCAGAAGATCTTTCTCATGGTGGAGACTTTCCAGGAGACCGGCGAATGTTAA
- the nrtS gene encoding nitrate/nitrite transporter NrtS, which produces MSRMLYQLARRSREAGELAVSHGTPRRAAKLAAVVGTLLVLINQWEAVTGAVSMDWLKVLLTYCVPYLVATYTSVSKDLQSRRQAMAAEMEVYGKIRNSRG; this is translated from the coding sequence ATGTCACGAATGTTGTACCAACTTGCACGTCGGTCCAGAGAGGCTGGTGAGCTCGCGGTGAGCCATGGCACGCCACGGCGTGCTGCGAAACTGGCGGCGGTGGTTGGTACGCTGCTGGTGCTGATCAATCAATGGGAAGCTGTGACAGGTGCAGTTTCCATGGATTGGTTGAAAGTGTTGCTGACCTACTGCGTTCCCTACCTGGTAGCCACCTACACCAGCGTCAGTAAAGACCTCCAATCGCGGCGCCAGGCGATGGCGGCGGAGATGGAGGTTTACGGTAAGATTCGCAATTCCCGGGGATAA